Proteins from one Mus musculus strain C57BL/6J chromosome X genomic patch of type FIX, GRCm38.p6 PATCHES MG3683_PATCH genomic window:
- the Rtl8c gene encoding CAAX box 1 homolog C: protein MDRRIKLIMALMAWPELRKGRWQNPIPFPELFDGEMEKLPEFIVQTLSYMLVDEKTFDTDKRKVMFLITRLKGRALQWAMRYLQTDSPMLNNYSGFLNEMKEEFGWEEDEDF from the coding sequence ATGGACCGCCGGATTAAGTTGATTATGGCCCTCATGGCCTGGCCCGAGCTGCGTAAAGGCCGTTGGCAGAACCCCATCCCATTTCCTGAGCTGTTTGATGGCGAGATGGAGAAGCTCCCGGAGTTCATCGTGCAGACCCTGTCCTACATGTTAGTAGATGAGAAGACCTTCGACACCGACAAACGCAAGGTGATGTTCCTCATCACCCGCCTCAAGGGCCGGGCCCTGCAGTGGGCTATGCGCTATCTCCAGACAGACAGCCCCATGCTCAACAATTACTCCGGCTTCCTGAATGAGATGAAGGAGGAGTTCGGGTGGGAGGAGGATGAGGACTTCTAG